Below is a genomic region from Microbacterium esteraromaticum.
GTCGTCGGCGTGCGGATCGGTGAGGCATTCCCGCAGCGCGGTCGAGATCACGAGGAATCCGGCCCGGTCGAGGGCCTTCGAGACGGCGGAGAGCTGCTGCACGACGTCGCGGCAGTGCGCGTCGTCCTCGACGGCCGTAATGACCGCCGCCAGCTGGCCCTGAGCTCGCTTGAGGCGGTTGACGACTTTGCGCTTGGCCTTGGGGTCGTGGACGAGCGG
It encodes:
- a CDS encoding metal-sensitive transcriptional regulator — its product is MTDTLVPGDPLVHDPKAKRKVVNRLKRAQGQLAAVITAVEDDAHCRDVVQQLSAVSKALDRAGFLVISTALRECLTDPHADDVTSPAELEKLFLSLA